A region of Porites lutea chromosome 13, jaPorLute2.1, whole genome shotgun sequence DNA encodes the following proteins:
- the LOC140923242 gene encoding C-reactive protein 1.4-like, with protein sequence MPSLTELTACVWIRVTHQSVHYIFTYASSSSPDAIALGYYANYSSLTRLYFNINAWSFIHRDLSPGLHDGGWHHVCFTWSNSDGELCPHVNGEVLTCFTDYKTGETIPGNGQFILGQEQDAYGGGFAAHQAFFGRMSRVNVWNYVVHSLMISEMYKGCGSWNGNAVPWFHFKDSITGDIEIIRPSSCSLVVPTVQAARDAYCGSRYSNPTCGTAIRAAFDRKFNQVGKRWRCYYDIALTTDSHTQLPIYDTDTNSECLHSIETDLLALVE encoded by the exons ATGCCTTCGCTGACTGAACTGACCGCCTGTGTGTGGATCAGAGTGACTCATCAGTCTGTACACTATATATTTACCTACGCATCCAGCTCCTCCCCAGACGCCATTGCGTTGGGTTATTATGCCAACTATAGTTCACTTACACGCCTATACTTTAACATCAATGCTTGGTCTTTTAT ACATCGTGACTTATCGCCCGGGCTGCATGATGGTGGCTGGCATCACGTGTGTTTTACGTGGTCCAACTCTGATGGAGAGTTGTGTCCTCATGTGAATGGAGAAGTGCTTACGTGCTTCACTGACTACAAAACCGGCGAGACCATTCCAGGAAACGGACAATTCATTCTTGGCCAGGAACAGGACGCCTACG GTGGTGGATTTGCTGCACACCAAGCCTTTTTCGGGAGAATGAGCAGAGTGAATGTGTGGAACTATGTTGTTCATTCATTAATGATATCAGAGATGTACAAAGGTTGTGGATCATGGAATGGGAATGCAGTGCCTTGGTTTCACTTCAAAGATAGTATCACTGGAGATATAGAGATAATCAGGCCTTCATCGTGTTCGCTTGTAG TTCCCACTGTACAGGCAGCTAGAGATGCTTACTGTGGAAGCAGGTACTCTAATCCTACTTGTGGAACAGCTATAAGGGCAGCGTTTGATAGAAAATTTAATCAAGTTGGAAAGCGGTGGCGCTGCTACTATGATATTGCTCTTACTACTGATTCGCACACTCAGTTACCTATTTATGATACGGACACAAACTCGGAATGTTTACATTCTATTGAAACAGATTTATTGGCCCTAGTTGAGTAA
- the LOC140923428 gene encoding adenosine receptor A2b-like, with the protein MASYENITTFDVDPPLNNSVQEEDLTSLYISFSFLGLLGVFIIVANAMVFTLFAKRSYLRTKSNVFLVSLAASDFSAGILCIPLVIACNVFHESFYGWIICLGMDLSQRFLAISTILHLLAATLERYLKIHLPLRYLSVLTSRKVAIVLLVIWSTALFSSFIQLTWIDIKSSAMPGHSHQIDAFYLVVCAIVFVFIPFVIMVYAYLRIFCVIWGERRPSLLLETVPARRIKRKKSRNEIRATCIYIAMAIMFLFAWSGYFFVGIMDDIQPESVKNFPQWLNIVLLFLKFSTALVNPLLYTFFKTDFQNALGSFKEQAANSLAASVQFFSANTFENERNHNECSAQKRPSSSEPDHLLQKPKNTRSYSFPQRNTSTKV; encoded by the coding sequence ATGGCTTCCTACGAGAATATCACAACTTTTGATGTGGATCCTCCGTTGAACAACTCGGTTCAAGAAGAAGATTTGACCAGCTTATAtatcagcttttcttttttggggCTTCTTGGTGTTTTTATAATTGTGGCAAATGCGATGGTTTTCACATTGTTTGCTAAACGGAGTTATCTTCGAACGAAATCGAATGTCTTTCTAGTGTCGCTGGCTGCGTCGGATTTTTCAGCAGGAATCTTATGTATTCCTCTCGTAATAGCCTGCAATGTATTCCATGAGAGTTTTTACGGCTGGATTATTTGCCTTGGGATGGATTTATCTCAGAGATTTCTCGCAATATCAACCATTCTTCACTTGTTAGCTGCAACACTGGAACGATATCTCAAGATCCATTTACCACTTCGATATTTATCCGTATTAACTAGCCGTAAAGTGGCTATAGTCCTCCTCGTTATATGGTCTACAGCACTATTTTCCTCGTTCATACAACTAACTTGGATCGATATAAAAAGCAGCGCAATGCCCGGTCATTCTCACCAAATTGATGCATTTTATTTAGTTGTATGTGcaattgtttttgtgtttatcCCCTTTGTAATAATGGTTTACGCTTATCTTCGTATTTTTTGTGTTATCTGGGGTGAACGAAGACCAAGCCTACTTTTAGAAACTGTACCTGCACGAcgtattaaaaggaaaaagtcaAGAAACGAAATAAGAGCGACATGTATCTACATAGCAATGGCAATCATGTTTCTTTTTGCTTGGTCTGGTTATTTCTTCGTGGGAATAATGGACGATATTCAACCGGAGAGCGTGAAGAACTTCCCGCAATGGCTTAATATCGTCTTACTGTTTTTGAAGTTTAGCACAGCTCTTGTAAATCCTTTACTGTATACTTTCTTTAAAACAGATTTTCAAAACGCATTGGGTTCGTTTAAGGAGCAAGCAGCGAACTCGCTTGCGGCTTCCGTGCAATTTTTCTCCGCTaacacttttgaaaatgagcGTAATCACAATGAGTGTAGCGCACAAAAGAGACCGAGCTCTAGTGAACCAGACCACTTGCTGCAGAAACCAAAGAACACGCGATCGTATTCTTTTCCACAGAGAAATACATCGACAAAGGTTTGA